A region of the Theileria equi strain WA chromosome 4 map unlocalized gcontig_1105316255039, whole genome shotgun sequence genome:
TGTTCCAATGCCTCTCTTTTAGATTTTGAGAGTTTTATTCTTTCCCACTGGTCTCTGGGAGTATGGGACCTTTCAGCTGTTTTTAGACAGAGCATTAGAGAACctaaagaatggatgagtatttccaaaaattAAGATTGTTTCAGTTATATGGATACGTATCCATTGTGTTGAACGAAAACATACCTTGTTCTTCTATCACAGTTGCGTAATTACTGTTGGCTAGTGGACAGCTGGCATTGTTACAAAGCCCAGTAGAGTTGTACATGTTGGTACAAAAGGCTTTTGCATCAGTCCTGTGGAGTAATTGTGTATAGAAGATGAAACAAACGTTTTTCTGAATGAGCAGAAGCCATTCTTAACCAGTTGCCAGACTACGTCATCACTCATCGTAAATGGTCAATTTGTAGAATAAAAACCACAGATATATTGACTATATTAGCATGATAATTGGATAAATATGCAAGATTCTACGGAAAAATGTTGATTTTAGGCTATAAATTTCAAATACCAAGATTCTTGGAAAATATGACCTCTGCGTTTACCATAATTCAAAACTACAGGATATAAAACTGaattaaaacatttttgtgtatTAAACTGACATTTAATGGTACCTAACCCTGTTTAGTCTTCCCTTGTTCCCCTCAGTAGGGGGTCCCAGCAAACGGTCGGTCGAGTTCCATTTATTTGTGCGGTTGAAGCCCTTTGTGGTTCGACAAAAGTATAGCTATGCCATGTGTTGAAGGTAACCAGTAGTTGTAATTTAATGCAGATTTGAGACTATTAGCACTgagattcttccttgagGAGACAGTTTTACtttaaatgtagtttcTCTGCCTCTTTTCATTATATAAAAGAGAGAAGAATGGCATTTTCCGGTTTTGGGTTTGGAGGTGGCACACCCGGCCCCGCTCCAGTTCAGCCATCATCGTCAAAGGATGACAAGAATATCACTGGAAAATGTAAGTCTCCATAACTCACATACACCGATTTCAGTCGATCCAACTGCGTTGGAACGCGGGGCAAAAGCTCTGAGGATGCTGGATTCCTCACCAAATGCCCAGAAGGCTTTCGAACTGACAAGGCTACAGGAGCTAACGCGCCAACAAGAGATAAAGAAGGAGATTgaacaggtttgtttttactTTCCTTGTACAAATGCTGTAGATGCACTTGCGTCAAACTGAACTTGGAGCCCAAAGAGCAAGGATTGAAGGTGATGAACGGCGTAAGCTTGCGGCACAAcaacaagaacaagaaAGGATAACCGCTCAGTATAAAGCCCAGCTTGAGTCAGAGGCGTATCAGAAAAAGCTGATTGATCAGAGACGTcagaatgaagagtggCTTCAACAACAACATCAGCAATTTTTACGCCAAGAAGAAATTAGAAAAAAGACGGAGCTAGACATACTAGAAATGCGTAAAGCTCAAATGAAGGAGGAAAAAGCCCTTGAACGCGAAAATATACGGGCAAAGGTCCAAGAAGAATCCAAAGGCAAAATAAAGCAGGAACGCGAAAATTTCGATGTTCATGTCAAGTAAGTTTTTGTTTTATCATCCGCATGTTCTCAGGATGATGAAGGAGAGAGCAATAGAAGAGAGACAAACAAAATTGGAATCATTGAATATTATCTTTTCGTCTTTGGGAGCAGCGTTCTCCTCTCTTTTGGCTGACAAGGAACGTCTTACAACTGGTGTAAGTGTTGTACTTATAACTTGACAATTGTACAGGTGACAGCACTTACAGCCCTGGCAATCGGAGTTTACGGAGCCAGAGCTGGTACAAGGGTACTAGGAAAATTTATGGAGCAGAAAATTGGAAAGCCACCACTTGTTCGTGATACTTCCAGATGGGTGCTGATGAACGGACTCGGAAATTTCGTCAAGGGACTTGTTAAAACAAACAAAGAACTGAAAATTGATCAAATCGTCCTCAATGATCAACTATACCAAAGACTAAATTGGACAGTAAACTCTCTAGTTAGAGCAAAGGAAAATGGAACAAACTTTAGGCatattttattatatgGCCCGCCAGGTACAGGTAAAACTTTGTTTGCTAAGACAGTTGCAAAACGATCCGGAATGGACTATGCTATAATGACTGGTGGAGATGTTGGACCATTGAGAGAGGAAGCTGCCAGTGAAATAAACCGACTCTTTGAGTGGTCTAAAAAGTCAAAGCGTGGTTTGGTCCTATTCATTGACGAAGCTGAAGCTTTTCTGAGAAAGGGTCGATCAAGTGTCCAGGGAATGTCAGAAAACGTCAGAAATGCTCTATCAGCATTTCTATACCATACTGGTACAGAAACTGATAAGTTTTGCCTAATATTGGCTACAAATGAGCGTGATATTCTGGATCCGGCTATAGTTGACAGAATGGATGAACAATACGAATTCCCATTACCTGAAACTAATGAGAGAAAACGCATGATAACCCTGTTTATGCACCAATTTGTAATAAATCCAACTAAACGCGGTAAAAAGATACAAATTGAtccaagaa
Encoded here:
- a CDS encoding ATPase, AAA family domain containing protein (encoded by transcript BEWA_052790A) codes for the protein MAFSGFGFGGGTPGPAPVQPSSSKDDKNITGKFDPTALERGAKALRMLDSSPNAQKAFELTRLQELTRQQEIKKEIEQMHLRQTELGAQRARIEGDERRKLAAQQQEQERITAQYKAQLESEAYQKKLIDQRRQNEEWLQQQHQQFLRQEEIRKKTELDILEMRKAQMKEEKALERENIRAKVQEESKGKIKQERENFDVHVKMMKERAIEERQTKLESLNIIFSSLGAAFSSLLADKERLTTGVTALTALAIGVYGARAGTRVLGKFMEQKIGKPPLVRDTSRWVLMNGLGNFVKGLVKTNKELKIDQIVLNDQLYQRLNWTVNSLVRAKENGTNFRHILLYGPPGTGKTLFAKTVAKRSGMDYAIMTGGDVGPLREEAASEINRLFEWSKKSKRGLVLFIDEAEAFLRKGRSSVQGMSENVRNALSAFLYHTGTETDKFCLILATNERDILDPAIVDRMDEQYEFPLPETNERKRMITLFMHQFVINPTKRGKKIQIDPRINDEFYAKVAEKTEKLSGRQLAKLCISLQSAVYGSGTTQLTLELANTVIDWHLERFNKGIADKDDI